DNA from Deltaproteobacteria bacterium:
CAGCTCGGGGAGCTTCTCCTCGAAGGCGGTGATCGCCGCCGAGTCGTCGGCGCCGAAGTCGCTCTTGGCGCCCTCGAGGCCCGCCCGCGTGCCGAGCCAGAGCTCCTGCGCCGGATCGCGCTCGCGGACGAAGAGCCGGAAGGGGGCCTCGTCGCCCGGCCGGAGCACGGCGATCGACTGGGGCTCGCCGAAGCCGGTCAGGTAGAGCAGATGCGACTCCTGCCGGAAGGGAAAGTCGACGTCACCATTCCTGCGAAACTCCCGGCTGGAGGGGAGGAGGGCGATGCCATCCTCACCGACCTGCGCCATCAGAGCTTCGCGCCTCTTGCGATAGACCTCGGGCTTCATGCGGCGCCACGCTAGACCGCTCGCCTCGACCGGGCAAGGATGGCTGCGCCCCTCGCTTGACCGGGGTAGAGGCCACCGATAGCCTCTCGACCCGGATCGCCGGATCCGGTGGGAGGGCCGGCAGGAAAGGTCAGAGGGCCAGGAGGACCAAGGGATGGGCCGATACCGAGAGCTGCTGAGGAAGGTCACGATCTTCTCCGACCTGGACGAGGCCGGGCTGGACGATCTCGAGGGGCTCTTCGTCTCCAAGACCTACGGGAAGGACGCCCTGATCGTCGGCCACGACGAGGAGGGCGACTCCCTCTTCATCATCGTCGAGGGCCGCGCCAAGGCGATGCTCCTCGGTGAGTCCGGCCGGGAGATGATCCTCTACGTCTTCCGCCCCGGAGACTTCTTCGGAGAGATGTCGCTCCTCGACAACGAGCCGCGCTCGGCCACGGTGCAGGCCTCCGAGGAGACCACCGTGCTGGCCCTGCGCCGGGACGCCTTCCACCGGCACATCGAGAAGTACCCGAAGACCGCGCTCTCCATCCTGCGGGAGATGAGCGCCCGCCTGCGCCGGGCCGACGAGATCATCGGCTCCCTGGCCCTCCTCGACGTCTACGGCCGGGTCGCCCGCCTCCTGCGCGAGCTGGCCGATCGCGACGGCGAGGAGGTCGACGAGGGGATGATGATCGCCGAGCGCCCGACCCAGCAGGACATCGCGGCGATGATCGGGACCAGCCGGGAGACCGTCTCCCGCGCCCTCTCGGACTTCGCCAAGCGCGGCTTCGTGGAGATGAGCGGCAAGAGCATCCTCTTGCGGGCCCACTTCCTCCACGGCGGCCAGATCAGCCGCTAGGGAGCTCGCTTCAGAGCCACCGCCGCAGCCGGTACGCGATGAAGGCCCGCAGCCGCCGCCACAGGCCGCGCTTGCGCCAGTGCTCCAGCTCCACCTCCTCGCAGACCGCCGTGTCGAGGCGGAAGGCGCGGGCCAGCAGCCCCACCACCTCCTCTCCGAGGAGGGTGGCGTTGACCTCGAGGTTGTAGCGGTAGGAGCGCTGGTCGAGGTTGTAGGTGCCGATGGTGCACCAGCGCTCGTCGACCAGCGCGGTCTTGGCGTGGAGGACGGTGCGGGTCCAGCGGAAGATCCGCACGCCGCCGCGCAGCAGGCGATCGTAGAGGTGCTCCCCGGCCCAGGTCACCGGTGGGACGTCGCTCTGGCCGGCCAGGATGACCCGCACGTCGACCCCCCGGCTGGCCGCCCGGAGCATCGCCCGCAGGAAGCGCCGATCGGGGGCGAAGTAGGAGTTGGTGATCCAGACCCGCCGCCGGGCGTGGTAGAGCGCGTCGAAGTAGCTGCCCCGCACCAGCGAGCGCCGGGCCCGCTGCCGGTTCTCGACGATCCGGGCGTGGAGACCGGCGGGCCGCGCGGCGGCCATCGGCGCCTCGGGGAGGACCTCGCCGCCCTGGCGGATCCACTCCTCGACGAAGAGGCGCTGGAGCTGCACCACCACCGGGCCCTCCAGGCGGACGTGGGTGTCGCGCCAGCCCTCGCCCCCACGCTCCACCGAGAGGTGGGCGTCGGAGAGGTTCATCCCTCCGACGAAGCCGACGCTGCCGTCGCAGACCAGGATCTTGCGGTGGTCCCGCTGGTTGAGGGCCCAGCGCTGCTTCCAGGGCCAGAGGGGGTGGTAGGCCTTCACCTCCACGCCCGCGCCGCGCAGCTCCGCGAGCAGCGCGTCGTCGAGGCCCAGGGAGCCGAAGGCGTCGTAGAGGAGGGCGACCTTCAGGCCCTCCCGGGCCCGCTCGGCGAGCGCGTCCGCGATGCGCCAGCCGGTGGTGTCGGCCCGGAGGATGTAGGTCTCGAGGTAGACGTACTCCCGGGCCGCCGCGATGGCCTCGGCCATGGCGTCGAAGCAGGCGCCCCCCTCGAAGTAGACCTGAGTCAGGTTCCCGGCCACGTAGGTCTCGGGGAAGGGCCAGTCCTGAGCGTGGCTCTCCCGGAGCGCCCGGCCCCGCAGGGCGGGACCGAGGAGCTTCGGACGGGGAAGCCGGGTGAGCAGCTCGGCGCCGCGCGCCCTCGTCCGGGGCGGCGGAGTGGTGGGAGGACCCATCGAGGGCCAAGGTAGCCCCCTCCGGGGCTGTTCCGCTACAGTCCCGACTCGAAGATGGGACGCCAACGAGCAGCAGCGGTCGCGACGTGAAGGCGTCCTACCGGGCCGTCATCACGGACATGGACGGCACGCTCTACTCCTGGGTGGACTACATCGTGCCCGCCCTGGAGGCGATGGTGACCTCCCTGCAGCAGACCACCGGCCTGCCGCGGATCCGGATCGTGCAGTCGCTCAAGGAGGTCTACGAGCGCTACGACACCAACGAGTACGCCTTCGCGATCCAGGAGTCGTCGATCTTCCGAGAGTACGCCCAGGACTTCGACTCCTTCAACTCGCTGGTGATCACCCCCGCCCGCAAGGCCTTCTCGGACTGCCGCCGCCGCTTCCTGCGCCCCTACCGGGGGGTGCTGCCGACCCTGCGGACCCTGCGGGCCCGGGGCGTGAGGATCGTGGCGCTGACCGACGCCCCGCGCTCGCCCGCCGAGCGGCGCCTCAAGCAGCTCGAGCTCGACGGCCTGGTCGACGCCCTCTACTCCCTGGAGGGCTTCGCCGTCCCCGACCTGGTGGATCCGGCGGTGAAGATCCGCGAGCAGGAGGGCTACTACCGCTCGGCGCTCGGGCTGGTGGTCGAGCTGCCCCGCACCCACGAGAAGCCCTCGCCCCTGGGCATCCAGCGGATCCTCTCGGACTTCGACCTGGCGCCGGAGGAAGTGCTGATGGTCGGCGACAACCTGAAGAAGGACGTCGCTGCGGCGGCCGCCGCCGGGGTGCAGGCCGCCTGGGCCGAGTACGGCACCTACATCTCCCCGGAGTACCGCGAGCGCCTCGACACCTTCTCGGCCGCGGCGGTGACGGCGAAGAACGTCGCCGCCGAGACCGATCACGAGACCTACCGCCCGGGGGCGACCCTGAGTAACTTCCGGCAGGTTCTCGAACTCCTCGAGCGCGGAGCGTGACGCACATGGGACTCCTCGACATCTTCGACAAGGACAAGCGCCGCGAGGCCTCCATCGCCAAGAACGTGAAGCGGCTGAAGGAGGTCTACGGTCAGCCGGAGGGCCGCCAGAAGGCCATCGCCACGCTCCGGGACGAGGGCAGCGAAGAGGCCCTCGCGGGCCTGCTGATGCGCTTCACGGTGAGCAGCCAGCCGGGCATCACCGATCAGGAGGAGAAGGAGTGGGTGAAGGAGATCCTGGTCGACTTCGGCAAGCGCAGCCTCGGTCCCATCCGCGACTTCCTCCGCCGGCAGACCGCGGTGAGCTGGCCCTTGAAGGCGGTGCAGGAGATCGCCGGCACGGCGATGGTCGAGGAGATGGTCTGCGACGAGCTGACCAAGCTCTCCCAAGAGTACCAGCGCGAGCACACCAAGAAGGTCACCCTCATCAAGCACCTGGCCGAGCTCGGCCGGAAGTCGGAGCGGATCCAGCAGACCCTGATGCTCTTCCTCGATGACGAGCCCGATCAGGACACCATGGTGGCCGCCATCGAGACCCTGGAGGTCCTGGACGACGAGGGCGGGTTCCGGGATCGCCTCCTCGAGCTCTTCAAGGAGCACGCCGCCGACAAGCCCCGGATCGAGAAGCTGATCCTCGAGGTCTTCGCCCGGCGCGCCTGGGACGTGAAGGGCTTCCGCCCCACCTTCGAGGAGCGGATCGAGGAGCCCTTCTATCTGACCTCGGACGGCGTGGTGAAGCTGCGGGGCGCTGCGGCCTCCTAGCCTCAGGACTTCTTCAGGCCCGCCCGGGGCCGGTGGGTGTAGGCGGCCTCGAGCGTGTCGAGGGCGGCCTCGAGCTCCTCGCCGAGCTTCCCCGGCCGGGGCACCTCGATCACGAGCTCGACGGTGAGGTTGCCGGCGGGCCGATCCTTCCGGGTCGGGACGCCCTTGCCCTTGAGGCGCAGGCGGCTGCCGCTCTGGGAGCCGGCCGGGATCTTGAGCTTCACCGAGCCCTCGAGGGTGGGCACCTCGACGGTGGCGCCCCGCATGGCCTCCCCCACGGTCACCGGCAGCGAGAGGAGGAGGTCGTCCCCCTCGCGCCGGAAGTGCTCGTGGGGGCGGATCCGCACCGTGATCAGCAGGTCGCCGGGCTTGCCGCCGTCGGGGCTGGCCTGGCCCTGGCCGGAGAGGCGGATCTTCTTCCCGTCCTCGATCCCGCTGGGGATGGTGACGGTGAGCTGCTGGGGGCGGGGGCGGTCGGGGCGGGCGACCCGGATCTTGGTCTTGCCGCCCAGGACCGCGCGCTCGAGGTCGATCTGGATCTGGGTGTCGACGTCCTCGCCCCGGGTCGGGCCCGCGGGCCGCTTCCGCTCACGCCCGCCGCCGCCCATGCCGAAGAGGTCACCGAGGGCGTCGCCGAGGTCGGAGAAGGAGAAGCCCCCGGTGTCGGCGCCGCGCCCGGAGCTGCGCAGCAGCTCGTCGAGGTCGATGCCCCCGGGGCCGGTGCCGCCGCCCCGGGCCTGGTAGCTGGCGCGGGCCGCCCGCGCCGCGTCCTGCTGCCAGCCCCGGTACTTGCGGGCCTGCGCGGGATCGAAGCCGGAGCGCAGGGAGTCCTCGCCGAACTCGTCGTAGAGCTTGCGCTTCTCGGCGTCGCCGAGCACGTCGAAGGCCGCCGAGGCCTGCTTGAAGCGCTCCTCGGCCTTCGCGTCTCCGGGGTTCCGATCGGGGTGGTTGGCCTTCGCCAGCTTGCGGTAGGCCTTCTTCACCTCGTCGGCGGAGGCGGTCCGGGGGACACCGAGGACGGCGTAGAGATCTCGCGGGCTCACGCTCACCATCTAATCACGTTGTGGCGCCAGGCAACGCCCGGCCGGTGCGCGCCGGGTGGTGCGCCCCCCGGCGTTCGCGAGTACCATGCGGCCGTCATGCCGCGCGCCCGAAGGAACCCGACCCCCCGCCTCCCCGGGACCGGGCTGATCCTCGGGCTGGCCCTGGCCCTCCCGGCGGCCGGCCACGCCCAGCCCCGGGCCCCGGAGGGGGTGGTCGAGGGCCTCGGCGAGCTGGCGGAGTCGGTGGTCCTGGCGGTGGGGGAGCGGGTGGTGACCCGGACCGAGCTCGAGTTCGAGGCCCGGCTGGTCCTGGTGGCGAGCGGCGGGGTGAACGCGGCCTTCGCCGAGCTGGACGCCCAGACGATCGCCTCGGTGCAGGCCTACCTGATCAACCAGCTGCTCATCCTCCAGGAGGTCGAGCGCCTCGGGGTCTTCGAGGTGGAGCCCGACGAGGTCTCCCGGGAGCTGGAGCTCCTGCGGCAGCGCTTCCCCTCCCGCCAGAGCTTCGAGGTCTTCCTGCAGTCGCAGGACGTGAGCCTCGACCGGGTGCGGGCGATCCTCGAGCGCAACCTGCGGGTGAAGCGCTACCTGGACACGAGGGTGAAGATGAGCGTGAACGTCACCGACGTGGACGTGCGGGCCTTCTACGAGCAGGAGCCCACCCGCTTCCGGGGCCAGCCCCTGGAGCGGGTCCGCGAGGTGATCCGTGGCTATCTCTTCGAACAGCGCTACAAGGATGCGGTACAGGCCCTGATGGAGCGGCTGCGCAAGCACGGCGAGGTCCAGCAGCTGGAGACCCCCGCCCGCTTCGCGGCGGTGGAGCGGCCCCCGGAGGCCGCGAGCGAGGACGGGGTGGAGGATCCAGGATGAGCAACGTGACGATCGGCGACGCGAGCCTGGAGGACCTCGATGCCCTCCACGCGATCGAGGTGCGCTCCTTCGCGCACCCCTGGTCCCGCCGGATGCTGGCCAAGGAGTTCGAGCACCCCTGGTCGCGGCAGCGGGCCGCCCGCGACGAGGCGGGCGTGATCCTGGGCTACCTGATCTGCTGGCTGGTCGCCGACGAGTGCAACGTCCTCGACGTGGCCGTCGATCCCGACGCGCGCCGCAAGGGGGTGGGGCGGGCACTCCTGGAGGACTGCGCCGAGATCGCCCGGGCCGCGGGCTCGGAGACGATCACCCTGGAGGTCCGGCGCTCGAACGAGGGCGCGCGCAGCCTCTACCGTGACCTGGGCTTTCGCATGGTCGGGGAGCGGCCACGCTACTACGACTCCGATCACGAGGACGCGGTCCTGCTGGAGTGGCAGCTTTGAGCCAGCGGCGCTACCAGCCGGCCCGGGTGAGCGCCCTGCGCGCCCTGGGCGGGGGCTACCACCACCTGATCCTCGAGGCCCCGCACCTGGCCGCCGGCGAGGTCGGCAGCTTCGCGCTGCTCTCGGTGCGGGCGGTGGACGCCGCCGCGGTGGATCCCCTCCTGCCGCGCCCCTTCTCCTTCCTCTCCCGCGATCCGGGGCGGGGAGAGGTGGAGATCTTCTTCAAGGAGGTCGGGCGGGGGACCCGGGAGATGGCCCGCTGGACCCCCGGCACCCGGGTCCAGACCCTCGGCCCCCTGGGGCACGGCTTCCGGCCCCCCGGGCGGAGGCGGGTCGTCCTCCTCGCGGGCGGCGTGGGGATGCCCCCCCTGCTGGACCTGGGCACCGAGCTGGCCCGGGACCACGCCGTGACCTGCTACTACGGCGGCCGCAGCGAGGCCGACCTGCACTTCCTCGAGCGCTTCGCGGCCGCCGGGATCGAGCTGGTGACCTGCACCGACGACGGCTCGGCGGGCGTCTCGGGCACCAACGTGGACGCCTTCCGGGCCTGGCTCGGCCAGGGCGGCGGCGAGGGCCCCGCGGTCTACGCCTGCGGCCCGACCCCCATGATGCGCGCGGCGGCGGAGCTCTGCGAGGGGGCCGGGCTGCCCCTGCAGTTCTCCCTCGAGGCGAACATGGCCTGCGGCATCGGCATCTGCCGGGGCTGCGCGGTCGCCCGGAGCGAGGGCGAGGGCTACGCGATGGTCTGCCAGGACGGTCCGGTCTTCTTCGCCGGCGAGGTGCGCCCGTGAGCCTCGCGCCCGAGCAGGTCGATCTCTCGGTGAAGGTCGGGGCGCTCCCGCTGACGAGCCCCGTGCTCACCGCCAGCGGCTGCTTCGGCTACGGCCTGGAGTACGCCGACCTCCTCGACTACTCGCAGCTCGGGGGCCTGTGCACCAAGGGCCTCTCCCTCGCGCCCCGGCCGGGCAACCCGCCGCCCCGGATCACCGAGACCGCGGCCGGGATGCTCAACGCCATCGGCCTGGAGAACATCGGCATCGAGGCCTTCCTGGCCGAGAAGCTGCCGGGCCTGGAGGGCATCGCGCCGCGGGTGATCGCGAACCTCTTCGGCACCGAGCCGGACCACTACGCCGCCCTCGCCGAGGCCTGCGAGCCCCACGCGCGCATCGACGCCGTCGAGCTGAACATCTCCTGCCCGAACGTGAAGGCGGGTGGGGTGGAGCTCGGCCTCGATCCGCGCATCGCCGCCGAGGTCACCGCCGGCGTGCGGGCCGCCACCCGCAAGCCGGTCTGGGTGAAGCTCTCCCCCAACGCCGGCGACCGGATCGTCGAGGTGGCCGCCGCCGTGGTCGAGGCAGGGGCTGACGCCCTGACCCTCATCAACACCATCTCGGGCATGGCCATCGACGTCGAGCGCCGCCGCCCGGTCCTGACCAACGTCACCGGTGGCCTCTCCGGCCCCGCCATCAAGCCCCTCGCCCTGCGCCTGGTCCACCGGGTCCACCAAGCCGTCGACGCTCCCCTGGTGGGCATCGGAGGGATCGCCACCGCCGAGGACGCGATCGCCTTCCTCCTGGCGGGGGCGAGCGCGGTGCAGGTGGGGACGGCGGTCTTCGCGGATCCGACCGTGCCGGAGAAGATCAATGCCGGGCTGCGGGAGTACTGCGCGCGGCATGGGATCGGGCGGGTGGAGGAGCTGACGGGGGCGCTGCAGAGCTGAACGGGCTCGTAGCCCGTCGACGTACACGTACACGTACACGTTCACGGTCTCTCCCGTGATCGAGTTCGCCGTCGAGGGGTCCCCGGAAGAACCCGTGTACGTGGACGTGTACGTGTACGGGGACGGCCTCGAGGGCGGGTGAAGATCACCGCCGCATACACAACGGGATCAACTCCGTCGGATTGTTCTCGTCCGGCAGCGGGATCTCCTCACACCTCATGTCCGCCCCACAGTCGGCGTGGGTACAGCAGGTATCCGAGCAGAAGTTGCCCAGGGCGTCGGTGAGGCAGAGACCGCTGCGGCAGGGCGCGCCGGTGGCGGGATCACAGTCGCTGCCGATGGCGCCGGTGTTGGTGGCGGTGGGCTCCTGCACGCACATCCGGAAGATGGTGCCGCCGAGGCCCCCGACGTTGCCGCAGACGAAGCCCGAGGGGCAGTCGTTGCTGGTGCAGCAGGGATCGGCGCACATGGAGGTCACGCCGTAGCTCAGGCAGGCCCCCCGGGCGCAGCCGGAGTTCGCGGGCGTGGCGCTCGAGTTGCAGATCGCCCCGGTGCCGCCGCCGCTGTAGGCCGTGTTGCAGACGAGATCGCTGATGGTGTCGTTGTTGTAGGTGAGGTGGGTGCAGGTCGTGCCCGGGCCGGTCGCCGCGCAGTCCGCGTCGCGCTGGCAGGTGTCGGTGCACTGGCCGGCGACGTTGTTGCACCAGCCGCTCTTGCAGTTGTTGACGGTACTGCTGCAGACCGCGCCGGCGAGGTCGTTGCCGAAGTCGGTCGCGAACTGGCTCTCGTGCCAGCAGAGGTAGGAGCCCGGCGCGGTCAGTCCGTCCAGGCACCAGAAGTCGGCCGGGCACTGGGCCGAGTCGGAGCAAGGCTGACTGCAGAGCCCGCCGGCGGTGAGCACGAGGCAGAAGTCGCTCTGGCACTGCACGTGCTCGGTACAGGGCTGGCCCAGGGAGAGGGAGCCCGGGGTCTCGCAACGGCCGGTGGTGGCGCCGGCGCAGAGCTCGCCGGCCAGGCAGCCGGTCACCGAGCAGCCCGCCGCGCAGGCGCCCGGGGTGGTCGAGCCGTCGCAGACCTCCGCCGGCAGGTCGCAGTCGGTGTCGGCGAGGCATCCGGCCGCGCAGCGGCCGGTCGTGGTGTCGCAGTAGTTGCCCACACTGCAGCCGACGGTGACGCAGCCGGCCACGCAGCTGCCCGGGCTGGTGGAGGTGTCGCAGACCTGGGAGGGCACGGCGCAGTCGACGTCCACGTTGCAGCCGGGGAAGCAGCGGCCGGTGGTCGCGTCGCAGAGGTTGCCGAGGGTGCAGCCGGCCGTGAGGCAGCCCGGTACGCAGCTGTTGCCCTCGCAGACGTCGTCGGGCACGGCGCAGTCGGCGTCGGTGGCGCAGCCGGGCTGGCAGTGGCCGGTGGCCTGGTTGCAGGTGTTGCCCACGGCGCAGCCGAGGGTCGCGCAGCCGTCCTCGCAGGAGCCGGCGGTGGTGTCGCAGACCCGGCCGGGGGCGCCGCAGTCGCCGTCGGTGAGGCAGCCGGGGGCGCAGCGGCCCCTGCCGGAGTCGCAGTAGGTCTCGAGGGCGCAGCCACCGGCGAGGGTGCAGCCCGAGACGCAGGTGGTGCCCTCGCAGATCGAGTCGGGGGGCGCGCAGTCACCGTCGGTGGCGCAGGAGGTGTCGATCTCGCAGCGGCCGGTGGCGGTGTTGCAGACCTCAACGCCGCCACAGCCCGCGCTGCCGCAGCCGTCGGCGCAGGCGCCGAAGAGGCAGACCCGGGCGGGGGGGTTGCAGTCACCGTCGTTGCGGCAGCCGGAGACGCAGCGGCCGGTGGTGGAGTCGCAGTAGGCGTCGGTCGGGCAGCCCGCGGTGCCGCAGCCGGCGACGCAGGCGCCGCCCTCGCAGACCATGGCCGGCACGCCGCACTGGCTGTCCGAGCTGCAGCCGGGATCGGCCTCGCAGCGTCCGGTGGTCTGGTTGCAGATCTCCACCCCGGAGCAGGGGACGGTCTGGCAGCCCGGCACGCAGGCGTTGGCCTGACAGATGGTCCCGGGGGGGGCGCACTGGGCGTCGCTCTGGCAGCCGCCGCTGCCCACGCAGGCTCCGGTGAAGAGGTCGCAGGTCTGGCCGGCGTCGCAGTCGAGGTCCGAGGCGCAGAGGCTGGAGCCGGCCTCGCAGAAGCCGGCCTGGCAGGTCTGGCCGGTCGGGCACTCCCCGTCGGAGGTGCAGGGGGTGGGCCCGAGGTCCTCGCAGCTCCCGCTCACGCAGCGTAGGGTGCCGCTGCAGTCGTCGTCCACCCGGCACTGGGGCTCGGGGGCGCCCCCGGGGCAGCCGCCCAGGAGGAGGAGGGCGGCGAGGGGGGCCAGGGCCAGGGAGGCGAGCGAGGTGCGGTTCATGAGGGCGCCTTTCGGGCGAGGGGAGGGGTCGACTCCCAAGCTACTGCCATCATTCAGGAAAAAAACCCGAAAAAAAAGTCCCTGGGGGCACTTGACGCTTTGACGCAGAGCGTTAGATTGCGCAGTGCGTCAAGCAAGAGATACCCGTCCCAATGCCCAACCTTTTGGAGGTGTGAGATGGCAAGGACCCAGAAGCAGCAGAAGAACCAGAACCTTCAGATCCCGGTGCCCGAGTTCGTGTCCAGCGGCATCGAGAACGGCAAGGCCCGGGTCCAGGACCTCGGCAGCCAGGCCGAGAGCCTGATCAAGGAGTTCTACGAGCGCGGCAACACCGAGCTCGAGAGCGTCCGTGACCGGCTCCACCTCGACGACATGGTCGATCGGGCGCGCGACATCGAGACCCGCACCCGCGACCGCGCCACCGAGATCGCCGACGACTTCGAGGAGCGCCTGCACGACCTGCAGGACAAGGCGCTGGGCTTGGTCGGCCTGGCCTCCCGCGACGAGGTGACCCGCCTCTCCAAGGAGATCGACCGCCTCACCCGCAAGGTGAACGCCCTCGCCAAGCAGCTCAAGGGTCCCGAGACCAAGACCCGGTCGACCAGCACCAAGAAGACCACCACCCGGAAGTCGACCAAGAAGGCGGCCAAGAAGGCCACCCGCTAGGTCCAGGTCTCCACCTGCGCTCCACCGGTTCGCCCGGTGGAGCGCAGGTGCCACTCTCCGCGCACCCGGGGAGTGGACCGCAAGGGCTCCTCGATGAAGATCGAGGGGCCCTTCTTCGTCTGGGGGAGAGTGGGCCCCGTTCTTGACAGGCCCCGAGAAACCCACAAAGAATCCGCAGTGTTGGAAGTAGTGATCCGAAAGGTCGTGCACGATGACGAGAGCTAGGACGAGGGTCTGGGGAGCGCTGGTCCTGCTGGCGGCGGTGGCCTCACCCGCCCGGGCAGACACCTTCCTCAACGGGGTCAACATCACCGGCGTTACCGGGCAGACCTTCGAGAAGGCGACCGTCCGGATCGACGCCAACGGCAACGTCCACATCGACGCGCCCGGCTACGCGGTCGCCGGCGCCAAGGCGGGCGCCGCGCCGGCCGACGGCGGCGCGACCGCCACCGCGCCGGTCACCACCTCCCGGGCGATGAGTGGGCGCTACTACCTCGTCTCCTCCCAGAACGAGGTCGGCGCGACCAGCTACGACATCGACCTCTACATCAACGCGAAGTGGATCCGGAAGCTGCGGGGCGAGGAGTCGCAGGTCGTGGCCGACGTCACCCGCTTCCTGCGCCCCGGTCAGAACAAGATCCTGATCATGGCGAAGAAGAACCTGGCCAAGGGCCTCAAGAGCCGCTCGCCGGGCCACACCTTCCGCGTCGTCCTCGGTGAGGGTGCAGAGGGGGGCAACAACGTGATGATCGAGCGCACCCTGGTCGACTTCAGCGTCAACGCCGCGCAGATGGAGGACATCTCGCGCGAATACACCGTGACGGTGAACTAGATGTTCCAGACCGACCCCCGCATCGGCTTCCTCGACGTGCGCCGCGAGGCGATCGTCTCGATCATCGAGTCGATCAACCACCCCCACATCGGCGTGCCGGGGCACGAGCCCCAGGCCACCCGGGCCACCGTCGTCGGGCTCCGCAACCCCGACAACTCCTTCTCGATCTACATCGCCCTCTACCTCGAGACGGCCGTCGCCAACGTCATCTACGTGAACGACCAGCAGCGCTTCGACGTCCAGGCCTACCCCGAGGTGGAGGCCGAGGCCCTGATGTTCATGGAGAGCATGGGCTTCATGGTCGACAACGCGAACTACCGCAATCTGAGCGGAGAGCAGCAACTCGAGCTGATCGATCGGCTGCCCTGCTTCCACGCCGACACCCGCGCCTGGGCCACCCGCCACGGGCTCATCGCCGAGCCCGCGCCCGCCGCCGCACCGGCGATGGACGAGGACGAGCCCGACGACGACATCCTCGATCTCTCCGAGGCAGCCGTGGTCGGAGAGCTGGTGATCGAGGGGGTCGCCGAGGAGCACATCCCGGCGCTCGAGCCCGACGAGGTCGCCAGGATGGCCCGTCTGCTCGCTTCGTTCTAGATTGCCCACCTTCCTTCCGATCGAAGGCGAGTGATCATGCTGCGCAACCCGTTCGTCCTCCTCACCCTTCCGCTGCTCCTGACCGGCTGTCCGCGAGACCCCGCTGGAGCGCGGATCCACTACGATCTGGGCATCCAGGCCAGCAGCGAGGGCCGGATCCAGGACGCCGTGAAGTCGCTGCGGGAGTCGGTGGAGAAGGATCCCAACTTCCCCGACGCGCGCAACGCGCTCGGTCTGCTCTACCACGTCTCCCTGGCGCGGCCGGATCTGGCCGAGCCGGAGTACCAGAAGGCCCTCGACCTGAAGCCCGAGTACTCGGAGGCCGCGAACAACTACTGCGCGCTCCTCCTCGACCTGAAGCGCTACGGTGAGGCCGAGACCCTCTGCCGCCAGGCGCTCGCGAACGTGCTCTATCCGACGCCGCACCTCGCCCGCGGCAACCTCGCCATGGCGATGTTCCACCAGGGCAGGGTGGAGGACGCCATCACCGAGCTGAAGGCGGCGCTGATCACCCAGCCGAAGTTCTGCGCGGGCTATCGCAACCTGGGCAACATCTACCAGGAGATCGATCAGGCCGGCGCGGCGCTCGGGGCCTACGAGAAGTTCGCCGAGCACTGCCCGGAGAACGCGACGGCCCAGCACCTCCTGGGCGAGGCCCGCCTGCGCACGGGCGACGTCTCCGGCGCCAAGGCGGCCTTCGAGCGCTGCTCGGCCCTGGCCGACACGGGGCTCTCGAGCAACCTCGGGGAGCAGTGCCGGCGCTCGCGCGCGGCCCTAGAGTCGGCGGGCGCGGCCGGGCTCATCGGAGAGTAGCCTTGGCGCTCGGCCCCTACCTGCGCCAGGAGCGCGAGCTCCGGCGCGTGCCGCTGGAGGAGGTCTCCCGGGTGACGCGGATCCCCCGCTCGACCCTCGATCTCCTCGAGGCGGACGAGCTCGTGCGCCTGCCCGGACGGGCCTACATCGTAGGCTACCTGCGCGCCTACGCCTCGGCGGTGGGCCTCGATCCCGAGGAGCTCCTCCTGCGCTACCAGGAGCAGACCGGCGAGACCCCGGCGATGGCGCCCTCCGAGCGGCCGCCGGCCCCGGCCTGGAAGGGCCACGCACCGGTCGTGGCGGCGCTGGTCGTCGCCGGGGGCGT
Protein-coding regions in this window:
- a CDS encoding dihydroorotate dehydrogenase; amino-acid sequence: MSLAPEQVDLSVKVGALPLTSPVLTASGCFGYGLEYADLLDYSQLGGLCTKGLSLAPRPGNPPPRITETAAGMLNAIGLENIGIEAFLAEKLPGLEGIAPRVIANLFGTEPDHYAALAEACEPHARIDAVELNISCPNVKAGGVELGLDPRIAAEVTAGVRAATRKPVWVKLSPNAGDRIVEVAAAVVEAGADALTLINTISGMAIDVERRRPVLTNVTGGLSGPAIKPLALRLVHRVHQAVDAPLVGIGGIATAEDAIAFLLAGASAVQVGTAVFADPTVPEKINAGLREYCARHGIGRVEELTGALQS
- a CDS encoding tetratricopeptide repeat protein codes for the protein MLRNPFVLLTLPLLLTGCPRDPAGARIHYDLGIQASSEGRIQDAVKSLRESVEKDPNFPDARNALGLLYHVSLARPDLAEPEYQKALDLKPEYSEAANNYCALLLDLKRYGEAETLCRQALANVLYPTPHLARGNLAMAMFHQGRVEDAITELKAALITQPKFCAGYRNLGNIYQEIDQAGAALGAYEKFAEHCPENATAQHLLGEARLRTGDVSGAKAAFERCSALADTGLSSNLGEQCRRSRAALESAGAAGLIGE
- a CDS encoding helix-turn-helix domain-containing protein; amino-acid sequence: MALGPYLRQERELRRVPLEEVSRVTRIPRSTLDLLEADELVRLPGRAYIVGYLRAYASAVGLDPEELLLRYQEQTGETPAMAPSERPPAPAWKGHAPVVAALVVAGGVLYLALRFLGS